The following proteins come from a genomic window of Salminus brasiliensis chromosome 15, fSalBra1.hap2, whole genome shotgun sequence:
- the atp5pf gene encoding ATP synthase-coupling factor 6, mitochondrial, giving the protein MALRQLFQLSSLFGSAVRVTLRRNIGISAVLFNRAKELDPVQKLFVDKIREYTSKSRTVGGVVDAGPSYQKNMTEEIGKLQRLYGSGDMTKFPDFKFPEPKLEEVAK; this is encoded by the exons ATGGCGCTCCGTCAGCTCTTCCAGCTGTCCTCCCTCTTCGGCTCGGCGGTGAGGGTGACTTTGAGGAGGAACATCGGCATCTCCGCCGTGCTCTTCAACCGGGCCAAGGAGCTTGACCCCGTCCAGAAACTCTTCGTGGACAAAATCCGTGAATACACTTCTAAGAGCAG GACTGTGGGTGGAGTAGTGGATGCTGGCCCCAGCTACCAGAAGAATATGACAGAAGAAATTGGGAAACTGCAGAGGTTATATGGAAGTGGTGACATGACAAAGTTCCCTGACTTCAAATTCCCAG AGCCCAAGCTGGAGGAAGTGGCCAAGTGA